A single window of Nicotiana sylvestris chromosome 3, ASM39365v2, whole genome shotgun sequence DNA harbors:
- the LOC104245753 gene encoding protein FAR1-RELATED SEQUENCE 5-like isoform X2, producing the protein MPEVYHRLCVWHMEQNAAKHLKQIYKRYASFRGDFRKCIYEYEDEVEFIDSWNTILDEYNLHENEWLQGIYTLREKLFAAYGKKSGGMNNTQLSESLNGDLKDYLQSDYNLVKFFKYYDRAIEDKRYNELQDTCDASQHILVLKAQVPILIHAREVYTSNIFAKFQDEYMKSLSIKVNIGCGKNILSTIYNVSKHGHTRQYIVTVTEVGHISYTCLKFESMGILCCDAIRVLDVVKGVSRIPTEHILDRWTKNAKGVNIKEVDEQEIEIKDPKLITMNRYRVLCPIFVRMVAKTSKTDDGYKVVVACANELSSKLKQIAEVSTPSFCTSGSTRDLPEENNNINILTRAKNLKKKDGKRHKKRIKPSLEVNANCKKARGNKSSSAKQDGPRVDDRALSDNDKYFIQVYHIFNY; encoded by the coding sequence ATGCCTGAAGTTTATCACAGGTTATGTGTCTGGCACATGGAGCAAAATGCAGCTAAACATCTCAAACAAATTTATAAAAGGTACGCTTCATTCCGTGGTGATTTTCGAAAATGCATTTATGAGTATGAAGATGAAGTAGAATTTATAGATTCTTGGAATACAATTCTTGATGAATATAACCTTCATGAAAATGAATGGTTGCAAGGAATATATACATTAAGGGAAAAATTATTTGCAGCATATGGAAAAAAATCGGGTGGTATGAACAACACACAATTAAGTGAGAGTTTGAATGGTGATTTAAAGGATTACTTGCAGTCTGATTACAATTTAGTAAAATTTTTTAAGTATTATGATCGAGCAATTGAGGATAAGCGATATAATGAGCTGCAAGATACTTGTGATGCATCACAACATATTCTAGTATTAAAAGCACAAGTTCCTATTTTGATTCATGCTAGAGAGGTCTATACCTCAAATATTTTTGCAAAATTTCAAGATGAATATATGAAATCCTTATCAATCAAAGTGAATATTGGATGTGGGAAGAACATTTTGTCCACCATTTACAATGTTAGTAAACATGGGCATACTCGACAATATATTGTTACGGTGACAGAGGTAGGCCATATATCTTATACTTGCTTGAAGTTTGAGTCCATGGGTATACTTTGTTGCGATGCAATAAGAGTTCTCGATGTAGTAAAAGGAGTTAGTAGAATTCCGACTGAGCATATTTTGGATAGATGGACAAAAAATGCAAAAGGCGTAAATATTAAAGAAGTTGATGAGCAAGAAATAGAGATCAAGGATCCAAAGTTGATTACTATGAATCGTTATAGAGTTCTTTGTCCTATATTTGTTAGAATGGTAGCAAAAACTTCTAAAACAGATGACGGCTATAAGGTAGTAGTAGCATGTGCAAATGAGCTAAGTTCAAAATTGAAGCAAATCGCAGAGGTATCAACTCCATCTTTTTGTACTAGTGGTTCAACAAGAGATTTACCAGAAGAAAATAATAACATAAATATCCTCACACGAgccaaaaatttaaaaaagaaagatggaaaaCGCCATAAAAAGAGGATCAAACCTTCCCTCGAGGTGAACGCAAATTGCAAGAAAGCTCGAGGAAACAAGTCAAGTTCCGCTAAACAGGATGGACCAAGAGTCGATGATAGAGCTCTATCTGATAATGACAAATATTTCATTCAGGTATATCACATTTTCAACTATTAG
- the LOC104245754 gene encoding protein FAR1-RELATED SEQUENCE 5-like → MCENSPEEVLQSNSQGTVDYEPKLGLEFDSDKDALNYYNEYARRVGFSVRKEYINTNKELGYVTSRKITCFKEGFRRDDKRKDQVKKLRRETRTGYQAHIIVTRHSMGKYHITKVKLEHNHALVSPTMIHMLPSHRRINEVQAHEIDLAEDVGLFSKTTFDFMSLQDGGRVNLGYTKLNQKNYLRTKRQKAMRRGEAGVLLEYFEKKRIEDPSLFFAVQLDVDDMITNIFWTD, encoded by the exons ATGTGCGAAAATTCTCCTGAAGAAGTTTTACAAAGTAATTCTCAAGGTACAGTAGATTATGAACCGAAACTTGGCCTTGAGTTTGATAGTGACAAGGATGCACTTAATTATTATAATGAGTATGCAAGAAGAGTTGGTTTTAGTGTTCGCAAAGAATACATCAATACAAATAAAGAATTGGGTTATGTAACATCACGGAAGATTACATGTTTCAAGGAAGGTTTTCGTAGAGATGATAAACGAAAAGATCAAGTTAAAAAATTACGAAGAGAAACGCGAACAGGATATCAAGCTCATATTATTGTTACCCGCCACTCAATGGGAAAGTACCATATTACTAAAGTTAAATTGGAACATAATCATGCACTTGTTTCACCAACAATGATTCATATGTTGCCATCTCACCGAAGGATAAACGAAGTTCAGGCTCATGAAATAGATTTAGCAGAGGATGTTGGATTATTTTCTAAAACAACATTTGATTTTATGAGTCTTCAAGATGGAGGTCGAGTAAATTTGGGTTATACCAAATTAAATCAGAAGAACTACCTTCGAACAAAACGACAAAAGGCTATGAGACGAGGAGAAGCAG GAGTACTGTTAGAGTATTTTGAGAAGAAAAGAATTGAAGATCCATCTTTATTTTTTGCGGTGCAATTGGATGTTGATGATATGATCACAAATATATTTTGGACCGATTAA
- the LOC104245753 gene encoding protein FAR1-RELATED SEQUENCE 5-like isoform X1 yields MIIDYDTFGHVLSFDTTYQTNREHKPLASFVGLNNHRKMVVFEGALMYDETADFFQWLFEMFLGAMFEKNPKIIFTDQDVAISKAISLVMPEVYHRLCVWHMEQNAAKHLKQIYKRYASFRGDFRKCIYEYEDEVEFIDSWNTILDEYNLHENEWLQGIYTLREKLFAAYGKKSGGMNNTQLSESLNGDLKDYLQSDYNLVKFFKYYDRAIEDKRYNELQDTCDASQHILVLKAQVPILIHAREVYTSNIFAKFQDEYMKSLSIKVNIGCGKNILSTIYNVSKHGHTRQYIVTVTEVGHISYTCLKFESMGILCCDAIRVLDVVKGVSRIPTEHILDRWTKNAKGVNIKEVDEQEIEIKDPKLITMNRYRVLCPIFVRMVAKTSKTDDGYKVVVACANELSSKLKQIAEVSTPSFCTSGSTRDLPEENNNINILTRAKNLKKKDGKRHKKRIKPSLEVNANCKKARGNKSSSAKQDGPRVDDRALSDNDKYFIQVYHIFNY; encoded by the coding sequence ATGATAATAGACTATGATACTTTTGGACATGTGCTCTCATTCGATACCACTTACCAGACGAATAGAGAGCACAAACCTTTGGCAAGTTTCGTTGGATTGAACAACCATAGAAAAATGGTTGTTTTCGAAGGCGCTTTAATGTATGATGAGACTGCAGATTTCTTTCAGTGGTTGTTTGAAATGTTTCTTGGAGCGATGTttgaaaaaaatccaaaaataatttttacagATCAAGATGTTGCAATAAGTAAGGCCATCTCACTTGTCATGCCTGAAGTTTATCACAGGTTATGTGTCTGGCACATGGAGCAAAATGCAGCTAAACATCTCAAACAAATTTATAAAAGGTACGCTTCATTCCGTGGTGATTTTCGAAAATGCATTTATGAGTATGAAGATGAAGTAGAATTTATAGATTCTTGGAATACAATTCTTGATGAATATAACCTTCATGAAAATGAATGGTTGCAAGGAATATATACATTAAGGGAAAAATTATTTGCAGCATATGGAAAAAAATCGGGTGGTATGAACAACACACAATTAAGTGAGAGTTTGAATGGTGATTTAAAGGATTACTTGCAGTCTGATTACAATTTAGTAAAATTTTTTAAGTATTATGATCGAGCAATTGAGGATAAGCGATATAATGAGCTGCAAGATACTTGTGATGCATCACAACATATTCTAGTATTAAAAGCACAAGTTCCTATTTTGATTCATGCTAGAGAGGTCTATACCTCAAATATTTTTGCAAAATTTCAAGATGAATATATGAAATCCTTATCAATCAAAGTGAATATTGGATGTGGGAAGAACATTTTGTCCACCATTTACAATGTTAGTAAACATGGGCATACTCGACAATATATTGTTACGGTGACAGAGGTAGGCCATATATCTTATACTTGCTTGAAGTTTGAGTCCATGGGTATACTTTGTTGCGATGCAATAAGAGTTCTCGATGTAGTAAAAGGAGTTAGTAGAATTCCGACTGAGCATATTTTGGATAGATGGACAAAAAATGCAAAAGGCGTAAATATTAAAGAAGTTGATGAGCAAGAAATAGAGATCAAGGATCCAAAGTTGATTACTATGAATCGTTATAGAGTTCTTTGTCCTATATTTGTTAGAATGGTAGCAAAAACTTCTAAAACAGATGACGGCTATAAGGTAGTAGTAGCATGTGCAAATGAGCTAAGTTCAAAATTGAAGCAAATCGCAGAGGTATCAACTCCATCTTTTTGTACTAGTGGTTCAACAAGAGATTTACCAGAAGAAAATAATAACATAAATATCCTCACACGAgccaaaaatttaaaaaagaaagatggaaaaCGCCATAAAAAGAGGATCAAACCTTCCCTCGAGGTGAACGCAAATTGCAAGAAAGCTCGAGGAAACAAGTCAAGTTCCGCTAAACAGGATGGACCAAGAGTCGATGATAGAGCTCTATCTGATAATGACAAATATTTCATTCAGGTATATCACATTTTCAACTATTAG